In one Natronosalvus amylolyticus genomic region, the following are encoded:
- a CDS encoding NifU family protein yields MTGSEDDVPLKERVEKFLTREMPIIQMHGGTSAVRKADPETGEVVIELGGGCSGCDVADITTGNIEAELLTWPEIEEITVRVPNPRDTLGGPEQAESIMGIDRTEGGRGDWGSSNPGSDHL; encoded by the coding sequence ATGACTGGTTCCGAGGACGATGTACCCCTGAAAGAGCGCGTCGAGAAGTTCCTCACTCGAGAAATGCCGATCATCCAGATGCACGGCGGAACGAGTGCTGTGCGGAAAGCGGATCCGGAAACTGGCGAGGTGGTCATCGAACTCGGTGGGGGCTGTAGCGGCTGCGATGTCGCCGATATCACGACGGGAAATATCGAAGCCGAACTCCTCACCTGGCCCGAAATTGAGGAGATAACCGTCCGAGTTCCCAATCCCCGAGACACCCTGGGTGGTCCAGAACAGGCCGAGTCGATCATGGGTATCGATCGAACGGAAGGTGGGCGTGGCGATTGGGGCTCTTCGAACCCCGGCAGCGATCACCTGTAA
- a CDS encoding ABC transporter ATP-binding protein, with protein sequence MSFDQVSEETAEQQTRTGQTDHQPLVRVEGLRKYFYEKDSLLDRLLGNEPVAVRAVDGLRFDVRPGETLGLVGESGCGKSTTGETLLHLQEPTEGVVEFQGENVYELEGADKNAFRRNAQVVFQDPFSSLDPRMTIGNTIQQPLEVHNVGTAKERREKAQELLERVGLSADQIDRYPHEFSGGQRQRIGIARALALEPEFVVLDEPTSALDVSVQAQVLNLLEDLQDDFGLTYLLISHDLSVIRHICDRVAVMYLGEIVEIGPVEEIFQNPTHPYTEALLASVPRASTDERDRERQTLSGDVPSPRDPPSGCRFRTRCPQVIPPDDLDLEQPVYRDVMNLRELVERETISLEVVSSHAEATDEGPLVDETRIDEFVEDIKAAVLETTLPPREEAVIDEALGHLATEDWDGAAEILKDRYESLCERESPSLGEGPHPAACHLYDD encoded by the coding sequence ATGAGTTTCGACCAGGTGAGCGAGGAGACCGCAGAGCAACAGACACGAACCGGTCAGACTGACCACCAGCCACTCGTCCGCGTCGAAGGCTTACGCAAGTACTTCTATGAGAAGGATTCGCTGCTGGACCGATTGCTGGGGAACGAACCGGTTGCCGTTCGGGCCGTCGACGGCCTGCGTTTCGACGTTCGCCCCGGCGAAACACTCGGCTTGGTCGGCGAGTCCGGCTGTGGCAAGTCGACCACCGGTGAAACCCTGTTGCATCTCCAGGAGCCGACCGAGGGCGTCGTCGAGTTCCAGGGCGAGAACGTATACGAACTCGAGGGGGCGGACAAAAACGCGTTCAGACGGAACGCGCAGGTGGTCTTTCAGGACCCGTTCTCGAGTCTTGACCCCCGGATGACCATCGGAAATACGATTCAACAACCGCTCGAGGTACATAACGTCGGGACGGCGAAAGAACGACGAGAGAAAGCCCAGGAACTCCTCGAGCGTGTCGGGCTCTCGGCCGATCAGATCGATCGGTATCCACACGAGTTCTCGGGCGGGCAGCGCCAGCGAATCGGGATAGCGCGTGCGCTCGCCCTCGAACCGGAGTTCGTCGTGCTCGACGAACCGACCAGTGCGCTGGACGTGAGCGTCCAGGCGCAGGTGTTGAACCTCCTCGAGGATCTGCAAGACGATTTCGGCCTGACGTATCTACTCATCAGCCACGACCTATCCGTGATTCGTCACATCTGTGATCGAGTCGCCGTGATGTACCTGGGCGAAATCGTCGAAATCGGTCCCGTCGAGGAGATTTTCCAGAACCCGACTCACCCGTACACCGAGGCGCTGCTCGCGAGCGTACCGCGAGCGTCGACTGACGAGCGGGATCGAGAGCGGCAAACGCTCTCGGGTGACGTTCCATCACCACGTGACCCGCCAAGCGGTTGTCGCTTCCGAACCCGGTGCCCGCAGGTGATCCCACCGGACGACCTCGACCTCGAACAGCCGGTGTACCGAGACGTTATGAACCTCCGGGAACTCGTCGAACGCGAAACTATCAGCCTCGAGGTCGTGAGTTCCCACGCCGAAGCGACGGACGAAGGGCCGCTCGTCGACGAGACACGGATCGACGAATTCGTCGAGGACATCAAAGCCGCGGTCCTCGAGACCACGTTGCCACCACGAGAGGAGGCAGTCATCGACGAGGCACTGGGTCATCTGGCAACCGAAGACTGGGACGGGGCAGCCGAGATTCTCAAAGATCGATACGAAAGTCTCTGTGAACGTGAGTCCCCGTCGTTGGGCGAGGGACCACATCCGGCCGCCTGCCACCTGTACGACGATTGA
- a CDS encoding ABC transporter ATP-binding protein, with product MSETILQIDDLSTQFFTSEGKVNAVHGFDLELERGEVFGIVGESGSGKSVTALSLMDLVESPGRITSGSIGYRNSSFAENMRTRYPDAVDGDRVDLRAIPEEARRSLRGTAFSMIFQDPESSFNPSLTVGEQIAEAVEVQQRATAIPRSGRAKTRGPEYSLGSYITSMVLPSKRYVSESSKERAIELLETVGIPDPAQRADEYPHEYSGGMLQRAMIAQALASEPDVLIADEPTTALDVTIQAQILDLLSELQAETGMTILLITHNLGVVARMCDRVGVMYAGEIVERGTLEDVFDDTVHPYTKGLLGSVPDLEGTGDRLQAIAGNVPSLLDHEMGDRCYFADRCPKAMDTCLEKPPAFDVDANGRHSVTCYLAEEDYDPDRALEEGRFATEQAASDVGGGSQ from the coding sequence ATGAGTGAAACCATACTCCAGATCGACGATCTTTCGACCCAGTTTTTCACCAGCGAGGGGAAGGTAAATGCGGTCCACGGGTTCGATCTCGAACTCGAGCGTGGAGAAGTGTTCGGCATCGTCGGAGAGAGCGGCAGTGGCAAGAGTGTCACAGCCCTCTCATTGATGGACCTGGTCGAATCGCCCGGCCGGATTACGAGTGGATCGATCGGCTATCGAAACTCGTCGTTCGCCGAGAATATGCGAACGAGGTATCCCGACGCTGTCGACGGTGACCGTGTCGACCTCCGAGCGATACCAGAGGAGGCCCGCCGCTCGCTTCGTGGCACCGCCTTCAGTATGATCTTCCAGGATCCCGAAAGCAGTTTCAATCCCAGTCTAACAGTTGGGGAACAGATCGCCGAAGCGGTCGAGGTCCAACAACGAGCGACGGCGATTCCACGCTCCGGCCGGGCCAAAACGCGGGGACCGGAGTACTCGCTTGGCTCGTACATCACGTCGATGGTGCTCCCATCGAAACGGTACGTGAGTGAATCGAGCAAGGAACGAGCAATCGAACTGCTCGAGACGGTGGGCATTCCGGATCCTGCCCAGCGAGCCGACGAGTATCCACACGAGTACTCCGGTGGGATGCTCCAGCGGGCGATGATCGCCCAGGCCCTCGCAAGCGAGCCTGACGTATTGATCGCCGACGAGCCGACGACCGCACTCGACGTCACGATTCAGGCTCAGATTCTCGACCTGTTGAGCGAACTCCAGGCCGAAACCGGCATGACGATTCTGCTCATCACCCACAACCTGGGTGTCGTCGCCCGGATGTGCGACCGTGTCGGCGTCATGTACGCCGGCGAGATCGTCGAGCGGGGCACGCTCGAGGACGTGTTCGACGACACGGTACATCCCTACACCAAAGGGCTCCTCGGCAGCGTGCCCGACCTCGAGGGAACTGGCGACAGATTGCAGGCGATTGCAGGGAACGTTCCTAGCCTGCTCGATCACGAGATGGGGGATCGGTGTTACTTCGCCGATCGGTGTCCGAAGGCGATGGATACCTGTCTCGAGAAACCCCCGGCGTTCGACGTCGATGCGAACGGGAGACACTCGGTCACGTGTTATCTGGCCGAAGAGGACTACGATCCGGACCGAGCGCTCGAGGAAGGGAGATTTGCGACCGAGCAAGCGGCAAGCGATGTCGGAGGTGGCTCCCAATGA
- a CDS encoding ABC transporter permease produces the protein MISDRMTSNLKQTFKESFLPKIGLVLLLAIILMAIFAPLLATHDPTRTGHYADTGSPYPPMGHSYETQIAQDGDIVDIEVHPTSEHILGTNNVGQDVFSRFVYGARVSLLVALLGTALALVIGVPVGLVAGYYGGRIDDTLMRSADIMLAFPGLVLAMALVGVFGSTPIQVPDPIVMAGFAEGMPESIPIPGSVTVVAGLVIWVWFARVARGEALSLRNQEYVKASKSFGMPNRRILTKHILPNSLTPIIVLATIQVAAVILLEASLAYLGFSGTTLSWGYEIERGQDLLRTRPWISMFPGIGIMLTVIAVNLLGDWFRDALDPNIEGDERGV, from the coding sequence ATGATTTCCGACCGAATGACGTCGAATCTCAAGCAGACGTTCAAAGAGAGCTTTTTGCCCAAAATTGGACTGGTGTTGCTGCTCGCAATTATCCTGATGGCGATCTTTGCCCCACTCCTGGCGACACACGATCCAACGCGAACGGGCCACTACGCCGATACGGGGTCACCATATCCACCGATGGGCCACAGCTACGAAACACAGATCGCACAAGACGGCGACATCGTCGACATCGAAGTACATCCGACCAGCGAGCACATTCTCGGTACGAACAACGTCGGACAGGACGTGTTCTCGCGGTTCGTCTACGGAGCTCGCGTCTCGCTCCTGGTGGCTCTCCTGGGAACCGCGCTCGCGCTCGTCATCGGTGTCCCAGTCGGGCTGGTAGCCGGATACTATGGCGGGCGTATCGACGACACGTTGATGCGGTCTGCCGACATCATGTTGGCGTTCCCTGGTCTGGTGTTAGCGATGGCGCTGGTGGGCGTCTTCGGCTCGACACCGATACAGGTGCCCGACCCCATCGTTATGGCAGGATTTGCCGAAGGGATGCCCGAATCGATTCCGATACCGGGTTCGGTGACCGTCGTCGCCGGACTCGTTATCTGGGTGTGGTTCGCCCGGGTTGCCCGCGGTGAGGCACTCTCACTTCGTAACCAGGAGTACGTCAAAGCCAGCAAAAGCTTCGGGATGCCCAACCGGCGAATTCTGACCAAACACATCCTGCCGAACAGTCTGACCCCGATTATCGTCCTCGCGACGATTCAGGTGGCGGCCGTCATCTTGCTCGAGGCCTCCCTGGCGTATCTCGGCTTCTCCGGGACGACCCTGTCGTGGGGGTACGAAATCGAACGAGGCCAGGACCTGCTGCGAACCCGGCCGTGGATTTCGATGTTCCCCGGTATCGGGATCATGTTGACGGTGATCGCCGTCAACTTGCTCGGCGACTGGTTCCGTGACGCATTAGATCCGAATATCGAAGGCGACGAACGAGGTGTCTAA
- a CDS encoding LVIVD repeat-containing protein produces the protein MQRRSLLRSMGVATTVVGTGIGGLRTGISRTRATVNSSYEPLGTVPVAGACEAVVGDDGQTVYLATVEGFATVDISDPTEPTVLVEEHDLLEGDRELTDILDVKVSEERLVVPGPANPAPGQFNGFVCYDVSDPADPVKLGAPYETDYHIHNCFLEGDRLYLVANDLEGNPLTIFDLGDDEPEEIGRWSLLDFEPGWGDVDPYLYYLHDVYVHDEVAYLAYWNAGTYLVDVSDPTEPEYISHVAETTLEEQREIPEGEINDYYIGLPGNDHYSAVDETGTIMAVGREAWATGAPEADRPGGIDIYDVSDPTEPTKTASIEPPETPDATYRSGQWTTAHNFELRDGWLYASWYRGGVSIHDLTDLEQPEEITAWRDPSVAAFWTARVAQPGDTFVASSTPIIPTANTEGALYVFSSEPGFQSDPPTFETAEDTDGTVDDGTDGVTDDQDTNGTGAGTDDESSDADRATAADDESDGDSDDAEDPIPGFTGLAAAGAIAGGALALERRRQSEDGNAR, from the coding sequence ATGCAACGACGGTCGCTTCTCCGTTCGATGGGAGTCGCCACGACGGTCGTGGGAACGGGTATCGGGGGTCTTAGAACCGGAATATCACGTACTCGCGCGACAGTGAATTCCTCGTACGAACCGCTCGGAACGGTACCAGTCGCTGGTGCCTGTGAAGCGGTAGTCGGTGACGACGGTCAGACGGTGTATCTCGCCACCGTCGAAGGGTTTGCGACGGTCGATATTTCTGACCCGACGGAGCCGACGGTGCTCGTTGAGGAACACGACTTGCTCGAGGGCGACCGCGAACTAACCGATATTCTGGACGTCAAAGTGAGCGAGGAGCGACTGGTCGTTCCCGGTCCAGCGAACCCGGCTCCCGGCCAGTTTAACGGGTTCGTCTGCTACGACGTGAGCGACCCTGCCGACCCCGTCAAACTGGGTGCGCCCTACGAAACCGACTACCACATCCACAACTGTTTTCTCGAGGGCGATCGCCTCTATCTCGTCGCGAACGATCTCGAGGGAAACCCGCTGACGATTTTCGACCTGGGTGACGATGAACCCGAGGAGATCGGTCGGTGGTCACTGCTCGATTTCGAACCCGGATGGGGTGACGTCGATCCGTACCTGTACTACTTACACGACGTCTACGTTCACGACGAGGTTGCCTACCTTGCCTACTGGAACGCCGGCACGTATCTGGTAGACGTGAGCGACCCAACCGAACCCGAATACATCTCACACGTCGCCGAGACGACGCTCGAGGAACAACGTGAAATCCCGGAGGGAGAGATCAACGATTACTACATCGGATTGCCCGGAAACGACCACTACTCGGCGGTCGACGAGACGGGAACGATCATGGCCGTGGGCCGGGAGGCCTGGGCGACCGGTGCCCCGGAAGCCGACCGGCCGGGCGGCATCGATATCTACGACGTCAGCGACCCGACGGAGCCGACGAAGACGGCGTCGATAGAGCCGCCCGAAACGCCTGACGCAACCTATCGAAGCGGGCAGTGGACCACAGCGCATAATTTCGAGCTGCGGGACGGCTGGCTCTATGCCTCGTGGTATCGCGGTGGGGTGTCGATTCACGACCTCACGGACCTCGAGCAACCCGAAGAGATAACTGCGTGGCGGGATCCCTCCGTGGCCGCCTTCTGGACCGCTCGAGTGGCTCAACCGGGCGACACTTTCGTGGCGAGCAGTACCCCGATAATACCGACGGCGAATACCGAAGGCGCACTCTACGTCTTCTCGAGCGAACCGGGTTTCCAGTCGGACCCACCCACGTTCGAAACGGCAGAAGACACGGATGGGACTGTCGACGATGGCACCGACGGGGTAACCGACGACCAGGATACCAACGGAACCGGCGCTGGAACCGACGACGAATCGTCCGATGCTGACAGAGCAACGGCGGCCGACGACGAAAGTGACGGTGATAGTGACGACGCCGAAGACCCAATACCCGGATTTACCGGCCTGGCCGCCGCTGGTGCCATTGCAGGGGGTGCGCTCGCACTCGAGCGTCGGCGTCAGTCCGAGGACGGGAACGCACGCTGA
- a CDS encoding thiolase family protein → MSQTPVIVQAVRTPQGKDDGAFADVRSEDLSIPLVNEMLAETGLSGEDVDDLMWGCAQQRDEQDNNMARVIALLSDLGESVPATTINRWCASSMQALISASDAIRAGQRDCIIAGGVENMSRVPMGDSYATLHPTLATEYNVGELQMGMTAEKVAETYDVDRETQDEYALQSHQRAHAATEEGRFDAQIVPIETDEGSVSEDEGIRPDTDLETLAGLPTVFKGDGTVTPGNASQISDGAAGLMVTSEAFAEEHDLEVLATVGSNNVAGVDPTVMGIGPVPATEGLLERTGRDIDEYDLVELNEAFASQAVYCRDELGIDNERFNVNGGAIAVGHPLGASGARLPVTLIHELLERGGGRGLATLCVGFGQGAAIEFEVE, encoded by the coding sequence ATGTCACAGACGCCAGTAATCGTGCAGGCCGTGCGGACACCACAGGGCAAAGACGACGGCGCTTTCGCCGACGTTCGGAGTGAGGACCTCTCGATTCCGTTGGTCAACGAGATGCTCGCAGAAACTGGCCTTTCGGGCGAGGACGTCGACGACCTGATGTGGGGGTGTGCCCAGCAGCGCGACGAGCAGGACAACAACATGGCTCGAGTCATCGCGCTCCTGTCGGACCTGGGCGAGTCCGTCCCGGCGACGACGATCAACCGCTGGTGTGCCTCCTCGATGCAGGCGCTTATCTCCGCGTCGGACGCGATTCGGGCCGGCCAGCGCGACTGTATCATCGCCGGTGGCGTCGAGAATATGTCACGCGTTCCGATGGGAGACAGCTACGCGACCTTGCACCCGACGCTCGCGACGGAGTACAACGTCGGCGAACTCCAGATGGGGATGACCGCGGAGAAAGTCGCCGAGACGTACGACGTCGACCGCGAGACACAGGACGAGTACGCCCTCCAGAGTCACCAGCGCGCCCACGCAGCGACCGAGGAGGGTCGCTTCGACGCGCAGATCGTTCCCATCGAGACTGACGAGGGTTCCGTCAGCGAAGACGAGGGAATCCGCCCGGATACCGACCTCGAGACGCTTGCTGGGTTGCCGACCGTGTTCAAAGGCGACGGAACTGTTACGCCCGGTAACGCCTCACAGATTTCCGACGGTGCGGCTGGTCTCATGGTCACGAGTGAGGCCTTCGCCGAGGAACACGACCTCGAGGTGTTGGCGACGGTCGGCTCGAACAACGTCGCCGGTGTCGACCCGACGGTGATGGGAATTGGTCCGGTCCCGGCGACGGAGGGCCTGCTCGAGCGAACCGGTCGCGACATCGACGAGTACGACCTGGTGGAACTCAACGAGGCGTTCGCGAGTCAGGCGGTCTACTGCCGTGACGAACTGGGTATCGACAACGAGCGCTTCAACGTCAACGGTGGCGCGATTGCCGTCGGGCACCCACTCGGGGCCTCCGGCGCTCGCCTGCCAGTTACCCTGATTCACGAGTTGCTCGAGCGCGGCGGCGGTCGAGGGTTGGCAACGTTGTGTGTTGGCTTTGGCCAAGGAGCGGCTATCGAGTTCGAAGTCGAGTAA
- a CDS encoding DUF5806 family protein, producing the protein MDEDPESGQNRGQSTTRETANEQSVTDSENTRGSPSTDEKASNASDGSGAMPGVPDETDLEEDSAVPKDVQKYARFKKMDGAQYDRVNEFLRDRTYITAREWAIARLCADFRTETGVEMTKIGENLPELVPFMTDTYTPQAVNQARSSFEDKVRTAGATFLYGAMCDFFTAEELDDVMYEATEVAKFLLEVEGVDLAVEDELEAEERISSVMREVREASKSLRDEEN; encoded by the coding sequence ATGGACGAGGACCCCGAGTCAGGACAAAACCGAGGGCAATCGACGACACGAGAGACAGCGAACGAACAGTCAGTAACTGACAGTGAAAACACACGTGGGTCGCCGTCCACAGACGAGAAAGCCAGCAACGCTTCGGATGGGTCGGGTGCGATGCCCGGCGTGCCCGACGAAACCGACCTCGAGGAAGACAGTGCAGTCCCGAAAGACGTCCAGAAGTACGCCCGGTTCAAAAAGATGGACGGGGCCCAGTACGACCGGGTCAACGAGTTCCTCCGCGACCGGACCTACATCACTGCTCGAGAGTGGGCGATTGCACGACTGTGTGCCGATTTCCGAACCGAGACGGGCGTCGAGATGACCAAAATCGGCGAGAACCTCCCCGAACTCGTGCCCTTTATGACCGACACCTACACCCCGCAGGCGGTCAACCAGGCCCGGTCGTCGTTCGAGGACAAGGTTCGGACCGCTGGGGCGACCTTCCTCTACGGCGCGATGTGTGATTTCTTCACCGCCGAGGAACTCGACGACGTGATGTACGAGGCGACCGAGGTTGCGAAGTTCCTGCTCGAGGTCGAAGGCGTCGACCTGGCCGTCGAAGACGAACTCGAGGCCGAAGAACGCATCTCGAGTGTGATGCGCGAAGTGCGTGAAGCAAGTAAATCGCTTCGAGACGAGGAAAACTGA
- a CDS encoding ABC transporter permease: protein MAMRQFLVRRLLQGILVIWGVVTVLFGLRAVSPGDPATLMLGEGANRELVERVREEEGLNEPIYVQYLDYVGGLLQGDLGYSWQSNRDVTAMVIERIPATIELTIAATIVAIVIAIPLGVVSATRRNEPSDYGATLFSLLGISTPNFWLGLMLILVMSVWFGIPYPTMSTATVPVGAVRIPYPSYIGYDFYGFPTGRRGVGFPDAMRALVFDQSASELGAWLRYITLPALTLGTYFTALITRLTRSGMIDELGKPYVTATKAKGLPNPLIRYKHVLRNTMIPIITVLGLQMGTLMGGAVITETVFNWPGLGLRLVDALRIRDWPLMQGIIIFIALAFIVINIVVDALYTKLNPQVSAE, encoded by the coding sequence ATGGCAATGAGGCAATTTCTGGTCAGACGGCTCTTACAGGGCATTCTCGTCATCTGGGGTGTGGTGACGGTCCTGTTTGGACTCCGGGCAGTGTCGCCGGGCGATCCCGCGACCTTGATGCTCGGGGAAGGTGCAAACCGCGAACTCGTCGAGCGAGTACGCGAAGAGGAGGGGTTGAACGAACCCATTTACGTCCAGTACCTCGACTACGTCGGTGGACTGTTACAGGGTGATCTGGGGTACTCCTGGCAGTCAAACCGTGACGTGACGGCGATGGTTATCGAGCGGATTCCCGCTACCATCGAGTTGACGATTGCAGCGACGATCGTGGCTATCGTTATCGCAATTCCGCTGGGTGTCGTTTCGGCCACCCGTCGGAACGAGCCGTCAGATTACGGGGCGACGCTGTTTTCCCTGCTCGGAATCAGTACACCGAACTTCTGGCTCGGACTGATGTTGATCCTCGTAATGAGCGTCTGGTTCGGCATTCCGTATCCGACGATGAGTACGGCGACGGTCCCTGTGGGGGCGGTTCGAATCCCGTATCCGAGCTATATTGGCTACGACTTCTATGGGTTCCCAACGGGACGACGGGGTGTCGGATTCCCCGATGCCATGCGCGCACTGGTGTTCGATCAGTCAGCGTCTGAACTCGGTGCCTGGCTGCGGTACATCACGCTGCCGGCACTGACGCTTGGAACCTACTTCACGGCGCTCATCACGCGCCTGACTCGGAGTGGAATGATCGACGAACTCGGGAAGCCCTACGTGACAGCGACGAAAGCCAAGGGGCTGCCGAACCCGCTGATCCGGTACAAACACGTCCTCCGTAACACGATGATTCCGATTATTACCGTGCTAGGCCTCCAGATGGGGACGCTCATGGGTGGCGCCGTCATTACCGAAACCGTGTTCAACTGGCCCGGACTCGGACTGCGCCTCGTCGATGCCTTGCGAATCCGTGACTGGCCGTTGATGCAGGGTATCATCATCTTCATCGCCCTCGCGTTTATCGTTATCAACATCGTCGTCGATGCGCTGTATACCAAACTCAACCCACAGGTGAGCGCCGAATGA
- a CDS encoding ROK family protein, translating to MVYYAGVDLGATNVRAIVGDESGRSLASSRNATPRGPTGIDVTEQVLETLREACGTAGIEPAQVDAVGIGSIGPFDLAEGAVIDPANLPDTIDRIPLTGPISKLVDSDSVYLHNDTNAGVIGERFHSDRNPDDMVYVTISSGIGAGVCCDGGIIDGWDGNAGEVGHCVVDPRGRLTCGCGIDGHWEAYCSGNNIPEYTRLLAEDDPTIETDLPLEDPDFTAKDVFDLAGVDELADHTIEQVAHWNAIGISNIVHSYAPLVVSLGGAVVLHNEELVADPIRERVPDMVMSNVPEITVTDLGDDVVLEGALASAMTDGTGDRRRL from the coding sequence ATGGTCTATTACGCGGGCGTCGACCTCGGCGCAACCAACGTTCGGGCCATCGTTGGTGACGAAAGTGGCCGGTCGCTGGCCTCGAGTCGGAACGCAACCCCCCGTGGGCCAACCGGGATCGACGTGACCGAGCAGGTCCTCGAGACGCTTCGGGAAGCCTGTGGGACGGCAGGCATCGAACCGGCGCAGGTCGATGCCGTCGGCATCGGCTCAATCGGTCCCTTCGACCTGGCTGAGGGTGCGGTTATCGATCCGGCGAACCTTCCGGACACGATCGACCGAATTCCATTGACGGGACCCATTTCGAAACTCGTCGACTCCGATTCCGTCTACCTCCACAACGACACGAACGCGGGGGTGATCGGCGAACGTTTCCACTCCGACCGAAACCCCGACGATATGGTGTACGTGACTATCTCCTCGGGGATCGGGGCGGGCGTCTGCTGTGACGGCGGGATTATCGACGGCTGGGACGGCAACGCCGGCGAGGTTGGCCACTGCGTTGTCGACCCGCGAGGACGACTCACCTGTGGCTGTGGCATCGACGGCCACTGGGAGGCCTACTGCTCGGGGAACAACATCCCCGAATACACTCGGCTTCTCGCCGAGGACGACCCGACCATCGAGACTGACCTGCCGCTCGAGGACCCGGATTTCACGGCCAAGGACGTCTTCGATCTCGCGGGCGTCGACGAACTGGCCGATCACACCATCGAGCAGGTGGCTCACTGGAACGCGATCGGAATTTCGAACATCGTCCACTCTTACGCCCCCCTGGTCGTCTCCCTTGGGGGTGCCGTCGTCTTACACAATGAGGAACTCGTCGCTGACCCGATCCGCGAGCGGGTGCCCGATATGGTCATGTCGAACGTTCCCGAAATCACCGTCACCGATCTTGGTGATGACGTGGTGCTCGAGGGAGCGCTCGCGAGTGCGATGACCGATGGTACCGGAGACCGACGCCGGTTGTAA